One genomic window of Hyperolius riggenbachi isolate aHypRig1 chromosome 7, aHypRig1.pri, whole genome shotgun sequence includes the following:
- the CYTIP gene encoding cytohesin-interacting protein isoform X2, translated as MARNSKRRIVVITKQDNEPFGFEIQTYRLQYEHGSEMKTYVCKVHENSPSSQADLKAGDLLTNINGVNMEGFTHQQTVELIRSSGNFLRLETEMSTDIRRSELQAKLLLLKQDFRSKWKELHILLREEHQLLYGTVNEQKVREELSSLQAKVLSTPTACSFLNKHRMSSSSSSKSYIGSLSLSEDGLGSTSEYEEDSGTEAFSRQSSIEEDNLSLKFNGLSLRKSSLLRHRSISITSSESESMSPNWDSISLSNFFGTLPRKARRGSIRKHFLRLIPGLQKPVEEEEAPL; from the exons gagaaTAGTGGTTATTACAAAGCAGGATAATGAACCTTTTGGATTTGAAATTCAG ACGTACAGACTGCAGTATGAACATGGCTCGGAGATGAAGACTTACGTCTGCAAAGTTCATGAAAACAGCCCATCCAGCCAAGCAGACCTGAAAGCTG GTGACCTGCTGACCAACATCAATGGAGTAAATATGGAGGGATTCACTCACCAGCAGACAGTGGAGCTCATCAGGTCATCCGGAAACTTTCTCAG GTTGGAAACGGAAATGAGCACAGATATTAGGCGATCGGAGCTTCAGGCCAAACTGCTGCTTTTAAAG CAAGACTTCCGGTCAAAATGGAAAGAACTACATATCCTGCTAAGAGAAGAACACCAGCTGCTCTATG GGACGGTAAATGAGCAAAAAGTACGGGAAGAGCTTAGCAGTCTCCAGGCAAAGGTACTCAGCACTCCTACGGCTTGTTCCTTCCTGAATAAACATAGGATGTCCAgttccagcagcagcaagagctATATTGGATCGCTATCACTCAGTGAGGACGGCTTGGGCTCCACCTCCGAGTATGAGGAGGACTCAGGAACAGAGGCTTTCAGTCGGCAGTCTAGTATCGAGGAAGACAATCTCTCCTTAAAGTTTAACGGACTTTCCCTGAGGAAGTCCTCCTTATTGCGACACAGGAGCATCAGTATAACTAGTAGCGAAAGTGAATCGATGTCTCCAAACTGGGACTCCATAAGCCTCTCGAATTTCTTTGGGACATTGCCTCGAAAAGCCAGAAGAGGAAGTATCAGGAAGCATTTCCTGCGACTGATTCCTGGTCTTCAGAAGCCAGTGGAAGAGGAGGAAGCTCCCTTGTGA